From the genome of Metarhizium brunneum chromosome 4, complete sequence, one region includes:
- the CPO_1 gene encoding Chloroperoxidase, which yields MSYSFLTTLAALTVAVQGLNPWQAPGPDDSRGPCPMLNTLANHGYLPHSGRNLTVQQFGDAMAQGLNADPLFGTAPATGFTLVWGRSTFDLEDLNTPGLIQHIASLTRDDVTPAEANIGEVPARVSALLDDSPTDYLDVASLAKSRVRVEALSAPQRIPPQHEVLALTEAGLLLMMMKDGPVPSFFSAPSVQTWKAPKDRVKVWLTEERFPEELGWKRSERTLSVLDLAPVVTAVTARKAASAVMGQ from the exons ATGTCATACTCATTTCTTACTACCCTGGCTGCCTTGACTGTTGCCGTACAAGGCCTAAACCCATGGCAAGCCCCGGGCCCAGATGATTCTCGCGGTCCCTGTCCCATGTTAAACACACTAGCCAACCATGGCTACCT ACCTCATAGCGGCCGAAACCTCACGGTACAGCAGTTTGGCGATGCTATGGCCCAAGGCCTTAATGCAGACCCCTTGTTCGGCACGGCGCCTGCGACCGGGTTCACGCTTGTCTGGGGCCGCAGTACCTTTGACCTTGAGGACCTTAATACACCCGGTCTTATACAGCATATCGCCTCCTTGACACGCGATGATGTAACGCCTGCAGAGGCGAACATTGGCGAGGTCCCGGCCCGGGTATCTGCTTTGCTGGACGATAGTCCAACAGACTACCTAGACGTTGCGTCTCTTGCAAAGAGTCGCGTCCGTGTCGAGGCATTATCCGCGCCACAGCGGATACCACCCCAGCATGAAGTACTGGCGCTTACAGAGGCTGGTTTattgctgatgatgatgaaggacgGTCCAGTACCGTCTTTTTTTAGCGCGCCCTCTGTACAGACTTGGAAGGCGCCCAAAGACCGTGTAAAGGTGTGGTTGACAGAGGAGAGGTTCCCAGAGGAGTTGGGGTGGAAGCGTTCAGAGCGAACGCTGAGCGTGCTAGATCTCGCGCCGGTTGTGACTGCTGTTACGGCTCGAAAGGCAGCATCGGCTGTAATGGGTCAGTAG